From the Paenibacillus tianjinensis genome, the window TTCATTAACTTTTAAGGGAGCGATAACTAAATGGCTAAACGCATGGTACTGAACACGGACATCCGCAAAGGAACCATTAACCGCAACATCTACGGACATTTCGCTGAACATCTGGGACGCTGTATCTATGAAGGCATCTGGGTGGGCGAAGATTCGCCGATTGCCAATACAAAGGGTATCCGCAACGATGTTGTGGAAGCGCTTAAGGAAATCAAGATTCCGGTGCTGCGCTGGCCGGGCGGCTGCTTTGCGGATGAATACCACTGGAAGGACGGCATCGGTCCGCGCGAAGGCCGCAAACGGATGATCAATACACACTGGGGCGGCACAGTGGAGAATAACCATTTTGGCACCCATGAATTTATGGAATTATGCGCCATGCTGGAATGTGAACCTTACATTAACGGCAATGTAGGCAGTGGAACCGTGCAGGAAATGTCCGAATGGGTGGAATATTTGACGTTTAACGGAGTTTCACCGATGGCTGAGCTGCGCCAGGAGAACGGACGCGAGGAGCCTTGGAGTGTGACTTATTTTGGCGTGGGGAATGAGAACTGGGGCTGCGGCGGAAACATGCGTCCAGAATATTACGCCGATCTGTACCGCCGTTACCAGACGTATGTCCGCAATTATGGCGACAATAAGATTCACCGTATCGCCTGCGGTGCGAATGCAGATGACTATAACTGGACAGAAGTGCTCATGCGTGAAGCCACCCGGTTCATGGATTCGATCACACTGCATTATTACACGCTGCCAACAGGGGAATGGCATAACAAAGGCGCGGCTACCGGTTTTGAGACCAAGGAATGGTTCTCTACGCTGGAGAAGGCATTGCACATGGATGAGCTGGTTACCCGTCACAGTGTCATTATGGATAAATATGATCCGGAGAAGCGCGTTGGCCTGATCGTCGATGAATGGGGAACCTGGTATGATGTCGAGCCGGGAACCAATCCGGGCTTCCTCTACCAGCAGAATTCCATCCGCGATGCACTGGTTGCGGGCTTGACACTGAACATTTTCCACAAGCACAGTGACCGGGTGCGGATGGCTAACATTGCCCAGACGATCAACGTGCTGCAGGCTGTAATTCTTACCGAAGGGGAGAAAATGATTCTGACGCCTACCTACCATGTTTTCAACATGTATAAGGTGCATCAGGATGCAGAGCTGCTGGATTTGGCGCTGGAGAGCGGAACTTACAGCTTCGAAGGACGCGAAATTCCGGAGGTGTCGGCATCTGCTTCTGTTAACTCAGAAGGCGTGATTCATGTCAGCTTGTGCAACCTGAACCATGCAGCAGCAGCCAAGCTTCCGCTAGAGCTGCGCGGACTTGCCGGGCAGGCGGCAGAAGTGACCGGAACGACACTTGCCGGAACGACAGTCGATGCCCATAATACCTTCAGTGAGCCGGAAGCAGTAGTGCCACAGCCGTTTACCGCCTTCCAGCTGGAAGACGGCGTCCTCAGCCTGGAGCTGCCTCCAATGTCGGTTACCGTACTGGAAATTAAGCCGAAGGCTTAAGTCGGAGATCTAAGATGAGTACAACATCTGCCTGCAAAGGCTGCCGGGATGATTACAAAGTGACTGAGACACAGATAGCCCGGATTCTGGCTTCCCCGATGTTCACGCCGGACAATACAGCGCCGGAAGAAGTATACGCGGCCCGCTTCGCTCTGTGCTCCGCGTGTCCCAAGCTTCAAGACGGCGTGACCTGTACCGCCTGCGGCTGTATTATTCCGGTCGTCGCCCGGCTCAAAGCACGCGGCTGCCCGTTGCCGGGAGGCGGGCTGTGGCAGCCTGTCGTTGAATAAACCGCTTGGGTGAAGCCACGCGATGAATAAGCTTAACCTGTGCATAAGGATTTCCCGCTGCACGAGGCACAATAGAACAGCAGCAGTCATGGACGATTGACAATGTCCTTGGCTGCCGCTGTTTTTTTGTGTATTATTCGGCTGCTTCAGCCGGATCTGCGGGGCTGGCGCTGTCGGTATAGAACAGCTCAACGACCAGATCGTCGTTATAATTGCCGAATCCTTTGCCGAACAGGGTGAGGCCGCCGATATGTTCAGCATCGTCATCTACCGAGAGACGGAAGGTCCATTGCTTGTCCCTGATGCCGACTTGCTCAAGCGTAATGTCAGACAGCTTAAGGCCGTCCATGAATGTTCCTTTAGGTGTAATGCGCAGCTGCTTGAGCAGGCCGTATTGATTGGTATACGCAGGCCACCATAACGGTGTGTATTTCCCCAGGCGGTCACCGTAGTCTCCCGGACTTGTCCAATAACCCAGTTTATGGCCATTCAGGGTGAAGGCGATGTCTGACGGCCAATTGTTATTGGTAGAAGGGGCTTCGGAGGCAATCTCCATTGTAATGACGAGCTCCTCCGGCTGCTGGCTGGTTAACAGGAAGTTCGGGATTTTGTATTCGACATAACCTTTTCCAAACCAGAGTATACCGGCATTTACCCGTTCCATATCCCAGAAATAACGCGGGTCGTCGAAGTTGCCGATCACCTGCTCCGTAGTCGCCAGCCCGCAGGTGGGTTCGATCTGGAAATCGGAGTAGTGGCCGACAGGGATCTCCTTGCGGTAAGCCTTGCGTTCGGCCTTAACCTGTGCAGGGAAGATGATTTCTACATTCTCGGCAGCAAGTGAACAGATCTTCTGTAAACCGCTTCGTCCGGGAGCCATGTGGGTGCGGATTAGCCCGGCAGCCTCCAGTTTGCGCACATGCATCGTCATAATCGCGCTGCTGAGATTAACTGCTCCAGCCAGCTCCTTGACGTTCATGGATTGAACCGCAAGCAACCGGAGCATATGAAGGCGTACGCTGCTGGATAATGCTTCGTACACCGGTAAAGAGTCTTCGGTAAGATCAAGTTTCATGGAGAACCTCCGGTTCATGTTATATAGTTAATAATTATATTATTTAAATGTGTTAGGTACAAGCTAAAAGGCAAGAATGGCACTTCACTTTTATCACAGACAAGGTCTGGCGTGGGCCTCTATAATGGATTGGAAAATTAGCGAAGAAACAAGGTGCCCTTGTCAGGCGAGGGGTAACAGGGAATCGGGTGAAACTCCCGAGCGGTCCCGCCACTGTAAGAAAGAGCTGAACTTCAGGATGTCACTCGGCAAGGCTGCCGGGGAAGACGAAGATTTGGCGTTTGTATTTCGAGCAAGGAGACCTACCTTGTTGGCGCATACCACGACTCTACGCGGATAAGAGCGGTGTACGAACGGGTTAATGAAATAGAGGCCGGGCAGCTTCCGCCGCTGACGGGAATCCTGAGATTTGTTGCGGTATCAGCCGGAATAAGCTGCTGTATTGCATTTCTGTGAAGGTTCCGGGCTGTAGCAGACCGACATCCTCTTTTGCATAACTGATGACGTACATAGCACTCCCACCCCTAAGGGCCGGGAGTTTTTGTTATGGACCAGGAAAATGGCGTTGGCGCATGTTCTGTCTGATCTACATATGAACGGGGGAAAAAGAATGGAGAAACAAGGAAAGCTGCTGATCATCGGCTTTGGCCCCGGTGCCCTGGAACAGATTACAGGCCGAGCCCTCGCTGCGATTGAGGAGAGCGAAGCGATCATCGGTTACAACACTTACGTCGAGCTTATTAAGCCGCTGCTGAAGCATCAGGAAATTGTCGGCACAGGGATGACCGAAGAAGTGAGCCGGGCTCAGGAAGCGGTGCGCCGGGCGGAGGCGGGCCAGACGATTGCCGTCATCTCCAGCGGGGATGCCGGCGTGTACGGAATGGCCGGACTGGTCTATGAGGTGCTGATGGAACGCGGCTGGAATCGTACAGATGGTGTGGAGGTTGAGGTAATCCCCGGAATATCGGCGATTCAGTCCTGCTCGTCCCTCCTCGGAGCGCCGATTATGCATGATTCGTGCACGATCAGCCTAAGTGACCATCTGACTCCATGGGAGAGCATTGCCGCGCGGGTTGATGCAGCGGGTGCTGCGGATTTTGTCATTGCCTTTTATAATCCGCGCAGCGGCAAGCGGACGCGCCAGATCGAGGAGGCGCGCAGTATTCTGCTCCGCTACCGGGATCCGGCCACACCGGTAGGCATTGTCAAGAATGCCTACCGGGACCGCCAGCAGGTCGTTGTAACGACGCTGCAGGCGATGCTGGAGCATGAGATCGGCATGCTCTCTACAGTCGTGGTAGGCAACTCTGCTACCACTGTGTATGACGGCCTGATGGTGACGCCGCGCGGTTATGAGCGCAAGTACAATCTTGGCGCGCAGACCCAGGCGCTGAAGCCTCATGAGCGGCTGCGGACCGCAGCGGAGCCCTGGTCGCTGGCGGCTGCAGCGCAGAGCACTTCCGGCAGCGGCGGGAGCTGCGGCATTGCGGACAGCAGTGCCCCTGCTGTCCTGCAGAATATGCCCCGGGCGAATGCTTCTGCTGTATTATCGGCAATTGAGTTTGAAACGGCCGGACTTGAGGTTTCACCGGGGCTTGGCAGCCGGAGATACAGCAGTACCCAGCTGCATCTGCTGGCAAAGCTTGCAGGCGATGAAGGTCAGCTTGTGTCTTTAAAGGACGGAGATTTTGTCCTGCGCAGCAGTCACTGCGGTCAAGAGGAGATTGCGGATAAACTGGCTGCTGCCGGGCTGAATGTCAGCCGGCCGGGTGATTTTGTAAAAGTGAAAACCTGCGGGTTCTGTGAGTTCAGAAAAAATGAAGGTCTTGGAGCAGCTATCCGCCTGCATGAGCGGCTTCATGGGCTTGCTGTCCCCCGAGGGCTACAGATCAGTGTTGCCGGCTGCGGCATGGCCTGCAGCTCGGCGGTACTGGAGGATATCGGCGTCGTGTACTCCAGAGGCAGCTATGAGCTTTACCTTGGTGGGAAGAAGACGGGCCGGGGGGCACATGCAGGCAGCCTGGTTCGTGAAGATATGAACGAGGATGAAGCTGTCGAAGCGGTAGCCGCTGTTGTAGAGCAATACCGGAATAAAGGAAAGGCAAACGAGCGTTTTTTTTCTTTTTTTGAGTCGATGGGCAGCGTGGAGAGCGGAGTATGGGGAACTGGGCAAGCGGATAACACAAGCTGGAGCGGAGAGAAGAACAGGATGACCCAAAAAACAATACTGCTTGTAGGCCATGGCAGCCGGATTGAAGAGGGCAATGAGGAACTGCGGAGTTTTACAGCTCAGCTTGCTGCCCGTAAGCCTGAGCTGAACATTGAAACCTGCTTCATCGAATTGGCTTCTCCTTCAATTGCCGGAGGGATTGAACGATGTGTAGCCGGCGGTGCCGGGGTGGTGTATGTTGTGCCGATTATTTTATTTGCGGCAGGACATTTCAAGCTGGATATCCCTCTGGCGATTGACCAGGCTAAACGCAAATATCCTGAAGTGGAGTTTGTTTACGGACGCCCGGTTGGAGTGCAGGAGAGAGCGGTGGACATTTTGCTGGACCGGATCTCAGAGGCAGTTCCTCTGACACTGAGGGATAAACCTATGACAGACACGGTAGCGGCCGAGGATACTATTGTGCTTGTCATGGGCCGAGGCGGGAGCGATCCCGATGCAAACAGTGACTTTTACAAGCTGGCAAGGCTGCTGTGGGAGCACACTGCTTATAAAAGCGTTGAGAGCTGCTTCATCGCCATTGCCCGTCCATCGCTGAACGAGGGCCTGGAACGCTGTCTGGCACTGGGTGCGCGTAAAATTGTAGTGCTGCCGTATCTGCTCTTCACCGGAGTGCTGATGAAGCAGTTTACAGAGAGGGTCGCAGAGTTTGCCACAGCGCATCCGGAGGTCGAGGTGGAGCTCGGCAGCTATATCGGCAATCATCCGCTGCTGGCGGATATGCTCGCAGAGCGTATTGAGGAGACGCTGGAAGGCAAGTCCTTCGCCAACTGCGATAACTGCAGATACCGGGATGCAGCAGGATTGCATCACCATCATCATCACCATCATGGTGAAGAAGGACACGGGCATGACCATGGGTATGGACACAACCATCAGCCTCATCATGCTGATGAACATGACCCGCACCATGGTCACGATCATCATCACAGGCATTCCCATGCACATGATCATGAACATGATGAATCTGTTCCAGCGGCTGCTTCAGGCAGCCCGAAGGAGCTGTAACCCGATGATTTTGATGCTCTGCGGGACAGGCGACGCGCGGGAGCTGGCGCTGGTCTTGTCACGCCGGGGACTGCCCCTGCTGGCCTCGGTAGTGACTCCAAGCGCGGCGGAACGGCTGGAGGAGGCTGGAATCCGCACCAGGACCGGGCCGCTGGATATGCAGGGGATGGTCACTCTTTTGGAGGAAGGTAATTATCGTGCTGTGGTGGACGGCAGCCATCCCTTTGCGCTTGAAGCACATGCCAATGCTATCCAGGCTGCAGCAGCGCTGGGATTGCCTTACTACCGCTATGAGCGGCGGAGTCTTGCGTTTGACAGCCATCCGAAGCTTATTCCCGTGCATTCCTATGAGGACGCGGCCCTTACAGCGAAGGCGATAAAAGGCTCGGTGATGCTGACGACCGGAGGCAAGACACTGGAGGTTTTTGCGCAGGTGCTGCTGGGTGATCCAGAGGTGCGTCTGACGGTCCGGCTGCTGCCCTGCCTGGAGAATATAGAGAAATGCCTGAGACTGGGGATTGAACAGCGGAATATCATTGCGATTCAGGGACCTTTTTCGCGGGAAATGAACGAAGCAATGTTCCGGCATTACGGTACACAGGTCATGGTTACTAAGGAAAGCGGCGCACAGGGAGCTGTGGATGAGAAGCTGCGTACAGCGCTGGATATGGGGCTATACGTCATCCTCATCAACCGGCCGCAGCTGTTGTTTGACGGGAATGGCGGAGTGTATGACTCCTTTGATGCGCTGGCAGAGGCGGTCCAGGCTGAGCTAACGGACAAGCCGGAGTACCGTGCGGTTAAATGCTGAACAGGTGGAGGAATGAAGAGAAAGGGGAATGGACATGGATTTCGGGACGGAGTTTAAGCCACTGACGGTACAGCCGCAGGAAATAGAAGGTCTGAGCTTCCAAATGATTACGGAGGAACTTGGCGGGCATGATTTCAGTGCTGAGCAGTATCCGGTAGTGCAGCGGATCATCCATGCTTCGGCCGATTTCGAGCTGGGGCGGAGTCTGGTGTTTCATCCCCGGGCGATTGAAGCGGGAATCACCGCGATCCTGCAGGGAATGCCGGTTATCGCTGATGTGCGGATGGTGGAGGCGGGCATCGCGAAAGAGCGGATTCAGCGTTATGGCGGGGAAGTCCGTGTGCATATTTCGGATCCGGATGTTATCGAAGAAGCCAAGGCGCTGGACCTGACCCGGGCGATTGTCGCCACACGCAAAGCCTGTGCGGCTGCTCCGGGAGGAATCTATGTCATTGGTAATGCGCCAACGGCCCTCCTGGAATTGATACGTCTGATCAAAGAAGGTACAGCCCGGCCGGGTCTTGTAATCGGCATGCCGGTCGGCTTCGTATCCGCTGCTGAATCCAAGGATGAGCTGCGCAAGCTGGATATTCCTTATATAACGAATACCGGTCGCAAAGGCGGCAGCACTATAGTTGTGGCAGCAGTAAATGCCCTTAGTCTGCTGGCCGACCGTCAGGCTGAGGGGAAATAAGCAGCCATGACCGGAGAGAAAGGAATGGACGGGCAAGCGGCGGCTGGGAGTCCGGCTCCGATACGCCGGGGCTATACGACTGGTGCCTGTGCAGCAGCAGCAGCCAAAGGGGCGGCACTCCTGCTCATAACCGGTGAAGCACCGAATAGCGTAGAGCTCTACTTACCAGCGGGATTTCATCACCGCTTTGAATTGACCGGCTGCGAGCGCCAGGGTGACATTAGCGCGACCAGCGCAACAATTAAGGATGCCGGGGATGATCCCGATGCGACACACGGGGCGTGGATTGAGGCTACGGTGAGCTGGCTGGATCACCCCTCCATCGAGATTGACGGCGGAACCGGCGTCGGCCGGATAACAAAACCGGGCCTGCCGGTGCCAGTCGGCGAAGCGGCAATCAATCCGGTACCGCGGCGGATGATCATGGAGGCTGTCTCCGAGGTGCTGGAGGAACATGGTGCAGCGCGCGGACTGCGGGTAGTTATCAGTGTCCCCGAAGGCGAAGCGATTGCCCGAAAGACACTCAACCCGCGGCTCGGCATCCTGGGCGGCATTTCCATTCTTGGTACGCGCGGCGTAGTAACTCCGTTCTCTACCGAAGCTTATCAGGCGAGTATCGTGCAGGCGATTTCGGTTGCCGCTGCTTCCGGGAACGGCCAGCTGGTATTGACCACCGGAGGCAGCAGTGAAAAACATGCGCAGGCGATGTTCAATGAGCTTCCGGAGGAAGCTTTTATCCAAATGGGTGAATATGTAGGGTTCTCACTCGGCCATGCCAAAGCTTACGGATTTCAGAAAGTGACGCTGGTGGGCATGGCCGGTAAATATTCCAAGGTGGCGCAAGGTGCGATGCTGATCCATTCCAAAAATGCGCCTGTAGACTTCGGCTTTCTCGCCGCCGTTGCCGCTGAAGCAGGGGCTGATAAACGGCTGGTACAGGAGGTTGCAGGCGCAAATACCGCCTCTCAGGTCGTGGATCTGATGACCGAGGCGGGGCATTTAGATTTTTTTGAACAGCTGTGCCGTCATGCCTGCATGCAATGTCTGAAGCAGGTGAATGGAGGCATGACAGTGGAGATGGTGCTGATTACGATGAAGGGCAGGCTGCTGGGGAGGGCGGAGATCCGTGGATAAAATAATATATGTCATCGGCATTGGTGAAGACGGCGCCGGCGGACTGACGCCGCAGAGCCTGAGCAGAGTGCAGGAGAGTGAAGTACTGTTCGGCGGGGAACGGCAGCTGTCGTTCTTCAGCCGGTACAGCGGGGAGAAAATCGTCCTGCAGGGTGGACTGGAAACCTTTGCCGACAAGCTGGAGGGGCTCTATAGAGAGCGTCAGACGGTGGTGCTTGCCTCCGGAGATCCGCTCTTTTATGGAATCGCCGGCTTTCTGGTCCGGCGGTTCGGGCCGCAGCATGTTGAGGTGGTTCCGCATTACAGCAGTGTGCAGCTTGCCTTTGCCCGGCTTGGCGACAGCTGGCAGGATGCGGAGCTTGTCAGTCTTCACGGGCGGCCGATAGAGGGACTGGCCCAGCGGATTGACGGCAGACACAAGGTGGCGCTGCTGACCGATCCGGTTAATAATCCGGCGGTTATTGCTGCCTATTTGCTGGAGTTCGGGATGCTGGAATATGAAGCCTTTATCTGTGAGCGGCTGGGCGGTCCCGAAGAAGTCTGCCGGTTCTGGGAGCTGGATGAAATGGCCCGGCATGACTTTGCAGCGCTAAATGTAGTGATTCTGCGCCGGAAGCCGGAGAGCACTGCAGGTAGGAGGCGCGGGTTTGCTTATCCGGATGAAGCGTTCGAGCAGCGGAAACCGGAGAAGGGGCTGATCACAAAGCGCGAAGTACGCGCTCTGGTGTTGTCCGAGCTGAATCTGGCGGAGAATGCGGTAGTCTGGGATATCGGCTCCGGTTCCGGGGCAATTGCTGTGGAGTGTGCGCGGATTGCCCGGTTCGGCAGGGTTTTTGCATTGGAAAAAGAACGGGTTAATCTGCCGAACATGGAAGCGAACCGGCGGAAATTCCGCGCCGATTATACGATTGTTCACAGCAAGGCGCCGGAGGGGCTGGACAAGCTGCCCGATCCGGATGCTGTATTCATCGGCGGCAGCGGCGGTGAGCTTGCCGATATTATTGCACAATCGGCTGGACGGCTGCGGCCGGGCGGAGTGATTGTCGTTGCTGCGATCACGATTGAGACGCTATATGGAAGCATGGAGGCGCTGAGGGCGGCCGGTCTGAATCCGGAGGTTACGCACCTTCAGGCTTCACGGGGCAAGCCGATTATAGGCATGACAAGGCTGGAAGGGATGAATCCGGTCTATGTGGTCAGCGGGACAAAAGCCGAATGCTAGGCTGCACCCGGCTGGAATTGGCGGAGTACAACACCAATCGATCATAACTGCTTGGGAGTAGTTCAATATAAGGAGGAGCGAGGATGAGCAAAATGGAGCAGGAGACACAGCCGCAGTTTGCAGGCGTGGACAATTCAGCTGGAACACAACGGGCCGAGGCAATGGAGCAGACGACAAGCGCAGGATATAGGCTTCTAGAGGAAGAGCTGCTTCCGGAGGATGAGCCTGCCCTGCTGGCAGTCGGCACGCTGTATGGAGTCGGTGTCGGCCCGGGCGATCCGGAGCTGATCACGGTCAAAGCTTGCCGTCTGCTCAAGGAATGTCCGGTTATCGCGTATCCCGCCGCCAAAAAAGGCGGCAAGTCCTACGCCCACGAAATCGTGGAAATGTATGTGGATGCAGAGCAAAAAACGATGCTGGGCCTCGTCTTCCCCATGACCAAGGATCCGGTGCAGCTGGAGAACGGGTGGCGCTGGACAGTTGAGCTGTGCTGGAATGAGCTGCGTCACGGGAATGATGTTGCTTTTGTGACCGAGGGTGATCCTAACCTGTACAGCACGTTTATCCATTTGGCCCGGCTGATGCAGGAGCTTCATCCCGGGGTGCCGGTTGTGTCCGTTCCGGGAATCTCCTCGGTGCTGGGTGCAGCCGCTGCGCTCGAACAGCCGCTTGCCGACGGCAACCAGCGGGTAGGCATTATTCCGGCAACCGAAGATCGTGAGGCGCTGAAGGAGGCGCTGCTCCATCACGACACCATCGTATTCCTAAAAGTAGCGAAGGTACTGGATACCGTGCTGGATGTCTTGGACGAATTAGGCCTGGGCGGCAAAGCCTCGGTTGTCACCAAAGTGACTTCACCGTATGAAACGGTATGGCGGGATGCGCGCAAGCTGCGCGGCACGGAGCTGGAGTATTTGAGCCTGATGGTGGTGAGCAAATGACAGACCTGCTGCTGGAGCCAAAAGTATACATTGTCGGTGCCGGACCCGGCGACCCTGAGCTGATTACCGTCAAAGGCAGCCGGATTCTTCGTTCGGCGGATCTTGTGCTCTACGCGGATTCGCTGGTAAGCGAAGCGCTGATACACAGCGCTAAGGGCGGGGCTGAAGTGCTGCAAAGCTCGGGCATGGATCTGGAGCGGCAGGTGGAGCTGATGGTCCAGGCTGTCCGGACCGGAAAAAGCGTCGCCCGTGTGCACACCGGTGATCCTTCCATGTACGGGGCGATCCTTGAACAGATGTCGCTGCTGAAGCTGTGCGGAGTCAGCTATGAGATCGTCCCGGGCGTCAGCTCCGTCTTCGCTTCGGCAGCGGCACTGGGTGCGGAGCTGACGGTGCCGGAACTGACGCAGACGGTGATCCTGACCCGTGCCGAAGGACGCACACCTGTTCCGGAACGCGAGCAGCTGCGCCGGCTGGCCGAGCATCACTGTACGGTGGCGCTGTTTCTCAGCGCTTCGCTGGCCGGGCATGTTGCCGGGGAATTTCTCGCCGCCGGCTGGAGTCCCGATACACCTGTGGCTGTCGTTAAGCGGGCGACCTGGCCGGACCAGCAAATTCTGCGGACGACAGTGGAGCGGCTGGAAGGAGACCTGCAGGAAGCCGGGATTACGATGCATGCGATGATTCTGGCCGGAAGGGCATTGGATCCGCAGCTGGTTGACCATGGAGCGCCCCGCTCCAAGCTTTATGATAAGACCTTCACCCATGGGTTCCGGGAGGGGACCGGCCAGCATGGCTAGGAAGTATGCGGCCGTAGCTATTACGCGGAACGGAATCAGACTGGCCTTGAAGCTGGGTGGGCTGCTCGCAGATACTGAGGTGTATTGTTATGCGAAATACAGCGGGGAGCTGGAGGAGATTCCCGGCGAACGCCGGATTTTCAGTTCTGTCAAAGAGCTGCTGCCGGCGCTCTTCCGGCGTTATGAAGCTGTTATTCTGTTCTTCTCTCTCGGTGCAGCCGTCCGGCTGATTGCTCCGCTCCTGCAGGACAAAAAAACCGATCCTGCGGTCATTGTCATTGATGAGGGCGGAGAACATGTCATCAGTGTGCTGTCCGGCCATCTGGGCGGGGCGAACAGGCTGACGCTGCAAATCGCTGAACTGCTGCAGAGCCATCCCGTGATTACTACAGCATCGGACGTGCAGGGCACCTTCGCGGCAGATCTGCTGGGCCGCGAATTCGGCTGGCGTGCGGATAGCTTCGCCCCGATGAAAAGTATCAGTGCGGCTATCGTCAACGGTGAGCCGGTAGCCTTCCTGCAGGAGACCGGCGAGCGGGACTGGCTTCCGGCAGGCGCTCTACTGCCGGAGCATGTCCGGCTCTGCGGGGACATGCTAGAGCTGCTTAAGGCTCCCCGCAGCGCGGCAATTGTTGTAACCGACCGCCTGCTGAAGCCGGGGGAGGCTGCGGTGCTTGGGGAGCGGACTGCCGTGTACCGGCCCCGCAGTCTGGTGCTCGGCCTCGGCTGCAACCGCGGAACACCGGCAGCAGAGCTGGAAGCCGTGGTAATGGAAACCCTGGCTGAACTGGGCTTGTCTCCTTTAAGTGTCCGTAATGCCGCAACCGCTGCTATTAAAGGTGATGAAGCAGGGCTCCTTACGCTGTGCGGGAAATACGGCTGGGAGCTCAGCCTGTATTCTCCGGAGCAGCTTAACTCCGTGCCGCTGGACTGTCCTTCTGAGATTGTATTCAAGGCAACCGGTGCTTATGGTGTCTGTGAACCAGCAGCGCTATTGTCTTCCGGCAGCGGTCAACTGCTGTTGACGAAGAAAAAAAGCGGCAATGTAACGATTGCTGTAGCCAGGGTGACTTATACCGGATAAGGGATATCCCGGTAATGTTAATTTTCGGGATCGGAGGGGGGAAAGTGGATGGATGAACAGGATGAGAGCAGTAACCTGAAGAAACAGCTAAGCCAGCAGCAGCACCGGCCGCGCCTCATCATAGCTGGCACCGGCAGCGGCTCGGGCAAAACGACTGTGACACTGGGGCTGATGCGGGCTTTTGCCCGGCGAGGGCTGAAGGTGCAGGGCTACAAATGCGGCCCGGATTATATTGATCCGGCCTATCATGCTGCCGTAACGGGCTATCCTGCCCGCAATCTCGATTCCTGGATGACCCCGGATAGCTATCTACTGGAATATTTCCTGCGTTCCTCCGAGAATGCAGAGCTCTCGGTCATTGAAGGGGTTATGGGGCTTTATGACGGTAAAGAGGCAGCGGCTCTGACTGGCTCTACTGCCGAGATTGCGCTTCTCACAGACAGCCCCGTTCTGCTTGTAGTGGATGTGCGCAGCATGGGCCGCAGCGCGGCGGCGGTTGTGCTTGGCTTTCAGCAGCTGGAGCCGCAGGTGCGGATTGCCGCCGTAATGGTGAACCGCTGCGGAAGCGCCAGCCATTTCCGCATGGTCAAAACGGCGATCGAAGCCGCCTGCGGAATCCCAGTTATCGGCGGGCTGCCGCGGGACGGCGGGCTGGACATTCCGGAACGGCATCTGGGCCTGCTGCCCGCCGTGGAGCGCGGGGAGCTGGAGCCCTTGTTTGATCACGCCGC encodes:
- the cbiE gene encoding precorrin-6y C5,15-methyltransferase (decarboxylating) subunit CbiE, producing the protein MDKIIYVIGIGEDGAGGLTPQSLSRVQESEVLFGGERQLSFFSRYSGEKIVLQGGLETFADKLEGLYRERQTVVLASGDPLFYGIAGFLVRRFGPQHVEVVPHYSSVQLAFARLGDSWQDAELVSLHGRPIEGLAQRIDGRHKVALLTDPVNNPAVIAAYLLEFGMLEYEAFICERLGGPEEVCRFWELDEMARHDFAALNVVILRRKPESTAGRRRGFAYPDEAFEQRKPEKGLITKREVRALVLSELNLAENAVVWDIGSGSGAIAVECARIARFGRVFALEKERVNLPNMEANRRKFRADYTIVHSKAPEGLDKLPDPDAVFIGGSGGELADIIAQSAGRLRPGGVIVVAAITIETLYGSMEALRAAGLNPEVTHLQASRGKPIIGMTRLEGMNPVYVVSGTKAEC
- the cobI gene encoding precorrin-2 C(20)-methyltransferase; translated protein: MLAVGTLYGVGVGPGDPELITVKACRLLKECPVIAYPAAKKGGKSYAHEIVEMYVDAEQKTMLGLVFPMTKDPVQLENGWRWTVELCWNELRHGNDVAFVTEGDPNLYSTFIHLARLMQELHPGVPVVSVPGISSVLGAAAALEQPLADGNQRVGIIPATEDREALKEALLHHDTIVFLKVAKVLDTVLDVLDELGLGGKASVVTKVTSPYETVWRDARKLRGTELEYLSLMVVSK
- the cobM gene encoding precorrin-4 C(11)-methyltransferase, whose translation is MLLEPKVYIVGAGPGDPELITVKGSRILRSADLVLYADSLVSEALIHSAKGGAEVLQSSGMDLERQVELMVQAVRTGKSVARVHTGDPSMYGAILEQMSLLKLCGVSYEIVPGVSSVFASAAALGAELTVPELTQTVILTRAEGRTPVPEREQLRRLAEHHCTVALFLSASLAGHVAGEFLAAGWSPDTPVAVVKRATWPDQQILRTTVERLEGDLQEAGITMHAMILAGRALDPQLVDHGAPRSKLYDKTFTHGFREGTGQHG
- a CDS encoding cobalt-precorrin 5A hydrolase → MARKYAAVAITRNGIRLALKLGGLLADTEVYCYAKYSGELEEIPGERRIFSSVKELLPALFRRYEAVILFFSLGAAVRLIAPLLQDKKTDPAVIVIDEGGEHVISVLSGHLGGANRLTLQIAELLQSHPVITTASDVQGTFAADLLGREFGWRADSFAPMKSISAAIVNGEPVAFLQETGERDWLPAGALLPEHVRLCGDMLELLKAPRSAAIVVTDRLLKPGEAAVLGERTAVYRPRSLVLGLGCNRGTPAAELEAVVMETLAELGLSPLSVRNAATAAIKGDEAGLLTLCGKYGWELSLYSPEQLNSVPLDCPSEIVFKATGAYGVCEPAALLSSGSGQLLLTKKKSGNVTIAVARVTYTG